A genomic stretch from Halichoerus grypus chromosome 7, mHalGry1.hap1.1, whole genome shotgun sequence includes:
- the ANGPTL1 gene encoding angiopoietin-related protein 1 isoform X1: MHKDFIQPHFKMKAFIWILSVLFFLLMGTGHCRGSQFKIKKITQRRYPRATDGKEEVKKCAYTFLVPEQKITGPICVNTKGQDASTIKDMITRMDLENLKDVLSRQKREIDVLQLVVDVDGNIVNEVKLLRKESRNMNSRVTQLYMQLLHEIIRKRDNSLELSQLENKILNVTTEMLKMATRYRELEVKYASLTDLVNNQSVMITSLEEQCLKIFSRQDPHVAPPLVQVVPQHIPNSHQYTPGLLGGNEIQRDPGYPRDLMPPPDLGTSPTKSPFKIPPVTFINEGPFKDCQHAKEAGHSVSGIYMIKPENSNGPIQLWCENSLDPGGWTVIQKRTDGSVNFFRNWENYKKGFGNIDGEYWLGLENIYMLSNQDNYKLLIELEDWSDKKVYAEYSSFRLEPESEFFRLRLGTYQGNAGDSMMWHNGKQFTTLDRDKDMYAGNCAHFHKGGWWYNACAHSNLNGVWYRGGHYRSKYQDGIFWAEYRGGSYSLRAVQMMIKPID, translated from the exons ACTTCATACAACCTCATTTCAAAATGAAGGCTTTTATCTGGATCCTAAGTGTGCTATTCTTCCTACTAATGGGCACTGGACACTGCAGAGGCAGccagttcaaaataaaaaaaataacccagaGGAGATACCCTCGTGCCACAGACGGTAAAGAGGAAGTAAAGAAATGTGCATACACATTCCTGGTACCTGAACAAAAAATTACAGGGCCGATTTGTGTCAATACCAAAGGGCAAGATGCAAGTACCATTAAAGACATGATCACcaggatggaccttgaaaacctGAAGGACGTGCTCTCCAGGCAGAAGCGGGAGATAGACGTCCTGCAGTTGGTGGTGGATGTAGATGGAAACATTGTCAATGAGGTAAAGCTGCTGAGAAAAGAAAGCCGTAACATGAACTCGCGTGTTACTCAACTCTATATGCAACTACTACATGAGATTATCCGTAAGAGGGATAATTCACTTGAACTTTCCCAGCTGGAAAACAAAATCCTCAATGTCACTACAGAAATGTTGAAGATGGCAACAAGGTACAGGGAACTAGAGGTAAAATATGCTTCCTTGACTGATCTCGTCAATAACCAGTCTGTGATGATCACTTCACTGGAAGAACAGTGCTTGAAGATATTTTCCCGACAAGACCCCCATGTGGCTCCCCCTCTCGTCCAGGTAGTGCCGCAGCACATTCCTAACAGTCATCAGTACACTCCCGGACTGCTGGGAGGGAACGAGATACAGAGGGACCCAGGTTATCCCAGAGACTTAATGCCACCACCTGATCTGGGAACTTCTCCCACCAAAAGTCCCTTCAAGATACCACCAGTAACTTTCATCAATGAAG gaCCATTCAAAGACTGTCAGCATGCAAAAGAAGCTGGACATTCAGTCAGTGGGATTTATATGATTAAACCTGAAAACAGCAATGGACCAATACAGTTATGGTGTGAAAACAGTTTGGATCCTGGGGGTTGGACTGTTATTCAGAAAAGAACAGATGGCTCTGTCAACTTCTTCAGAAATTGGGAAAATTATAAG AAAGGGTTTGGAAACATTGATGGAGAATATTGGCTTGGACTGGAAAATATCTATATGCTTAGCAATCAAGATAATTATAAGTTGTTGATTGAATTAGAAGACTGGAGTGACAAAAAAGTCTACGCAGAATACAGCAGCTTTCGCCTGGAACCTGAAAGTGAATTCTTTAGACTGCGTCTGGGAACTTACCAGGGAAATGCAGGGGACTCCATGATGTGGCATAATGGTAAACAGTTCACCACACTGGACAGAGATAAAGATATGTATGCAG ggAACTGTGCCCACTTTCATAAAGGAGGATGGTGGTACAACGCCTGCGCACATTCTAACCTGAATGGAGTATGGTACCGAGGAGGCCATTACAGAAGCAAGTACCAAGATGGAATCTTTTGGGCTGAGTATCGAGGCGGGTCATACTCCTTGAGAGCAGTTCAGATGATGATCAAGCCTattgactga
- the ANGPTL1 gene encoding angiopoietin-related protein 1 isoform X2, whose translation MHKDFIQPHFKMKAFIWILSVLFFLLMGTGHCRGSQFKIKKITQRRYPRATDGKEEVKKCAYTFLVPEQKITGPICVNTKGQDASTIKDMITRMDLENLKDVLSRQKREIDVLQLVVDVDGNIVNEVKLLRKESRNMNSRVTQLYMQLLHEIIRKRDNSLELSQLENKILNVTTEMLKMATRYRELEVKYASLTDLVNNQSVMITSLEEQCLKIFSRQDPHVAPPLVQVVPQHIPNSHQYTPGLLGGNEIQRDPGYPRDLMPPPDLGTSPTKSPFKIPPVTFINEGPFKDCQHAKEAGHSVSGIYMIKPENSNGPIQLWCENSLDPGGWTVIQKRTDGSVNFFRNWENYKKGFGNIDGEYWLGLENIYMLSNQDNYKLLIELEDWSDKKVYAEYSSFRLEPESEFFRLRLGTYQGNAGDSMMWHNGKQFTTLDRDKDMYAEN comes from the exons ACTTCATACAACCTCATTTCAAAATGAAGGCTTTTATCTGGATCCTAAGTGTGCTATTCTTCCTACTAATGGGCACTGGACACTGCAGAGGCAGccagttcaaaataaaaaaaataacccagaGGAGATACCCTCGTGCCACAGACGGTAAAGAGGAAGTAAAGAAATGTGCATACACATTCCTGGTACCTGAACAAAAAATTACAGGGCCGATTTGTGTCAATACCAAAGGGCAAGATGCAAGTACCATTAAAGACATGATCACcaggatggaccttgaaaacctGAAGGACGTGCTCTCCAGGCAGAAGCGGGAGATAGACGTCCTGCAGTTGGTGGTGGATGTAGATGGAAACATTGTCAATGAGGTAAAGCTGCTGAGAAAAGAAAGCCGTAACATGAACTCGCGTGTTACTCAACTCTATATGCAACTACTACATGAGATTATCCGTAAGAGGGATAATTCACTTGAACTTTCCCAGCTGGAAAACAAAATCCTCAATGTCACTACAGAAATGTTGAAGATGGCAACAAGGTACAGGGAACTAGAGGTAAAATATGCTTCCTTGACTGATCTCGTCAATAACCAGTCTGTGATGATCACTTCACTGGAAGAACAGTGCTTGAAGATATTTTCCCGACAAGACCCCCATGTGGCTCCCCCTCTCGTCCAGGTAGTGCCGCAGCACATTCCTAACAGTCATCAGTACACTCCCGGACTGCTGGGAGGGAACGAGATACAGAGGGACCCAGGTTATCCCAGAGACTTAATGCCACCACCTGATCTGGGAACTTCTCCCACCAAAAGTCCCTTCAAGATACCACCAGTAACTTTCATCAATGAAG gaCCATTCAAAGACTGTCAGCATGCAAAAGAAGCTGGACATTCAGTCAGTGGGATTTATATGATTAAACCTGAAAACAGCAATGGACCAATACAGTTATGGTGTGAAAACAGTTTGGATCCTGGGGGTTGGACTGTTATTCAGAAAAGAACAGATGGCTCTGTCAACTTCTTCAGAAATTGGGAAAATTATAAG AAAGGGTTTGGAAACATTGATGGAGAATATTGGCTTGGACTGGAAAATATCTATATGCTTAGCAATCAAGATAATTATAAGTTGTTGATTGAATTAGAAGACTGGAGTGACAAAAAAGTCTACGCAGAATACAGCAGCTTTCGCCTGGAACCTGAAAGTGAATTCTTTAGACTGCGTCTGGGAACTTACCAGGGAAATGCAGGGGACTCCATGATGTGGCATAATGGTAAACAGTTCACCACACTGGACAGAGATAAAGATATGTATGCAG AAAACTGA